A single Mercenaria mercenaria strain notata chromosome 9, MADL_Memer_1, whole genome shotgun sequence DNA region contains:
- the LOC128559235 gene encoding multiple epidermal growth factor-like domains protein 6, with the protein MNRRKTKESRTKIAAVSAGPRRSGTTCRKFCWKEIKYVCSTENVCYDNECLLICDYGCRCPTYPPPTTGRCKCVPGDVGCRCRTRTPHSTLPPTYKPPTIGRCSCVPGDYGCRCPTYPPPTTGRCKCVPGDDRCRCPTRTPPSTLPPADKPPTIGRCTCVPGDYGCLCPTYPPPTTGRCKCVPGDVGCRCPTRTPPSTLPPTDKPPTTGRCTCIPGDYGCRCPTYPPPTTGRCKCVPGDVGCRCPTRTPPSTLPPTYKPPTTGRCTCIPGDYGCRCLTYPSPITGRCKCVPGDFGCRCSTRTPPSTLPPTDKPPTTGRCTCIPGDYGCRCPTYPPPTTGRCKCVPGDVGCRCSTRTPPSTLPPTDKPPTTGRCTCFRGDYRCHCPTYPPPTTGRCKCVPGDVRCRCPTRTPPSTLPPADKPPTTGRCTCIPGDYGCRCPTRPPPIAGRCKCVPGDVRCRCPTRTPTSTLPPTKKPPTTGRCTCIPGDYGCRCGTYPPPTTGRCKCVPGDVRCRCPTRTPPSTLPSTYKPPLTGRCKCVPGDVRCRCPTRTPTSTLPPTKKPPTTGRCTCIPGDYGCRCPTYPPPTTGRCKCVPGDVGCHCPTRTPPSTLPPTDKPPTGGRCTCIPGDYRCRCPTRPPSSTLPPTFQPPPKRDCNCRPGDERCLCKKTPSDDHSPPSNEPPPKSDCNCTPGDERCLCKKTPSDDHSPPSTEPPHNRECNCSPGDEQCLCKKPPSDDHSPPSTEPPPNRECNCSPGDAQCLCKKTPSDDHSPPSTKPPPNRDCNCRPGHERCLCKKTPSDDLSPPKHEPPPTSGCNCSPGDVQCLCKKTPSDDLSPPNNEPPPKSDCNCSPGDEQCLCNKPPPQYFWPIYPNSEPLEQNNCSCSSDKEYVCTDDGETYDNECKANCDGKYKKCDGQCPCS; encoded by the exons ATGAATCGACGAAAAACTAAAGAAAGTCGGACCAAAA TTGCTGCTGTGAGCGCCGGACCACGTAGATCAGGAACCACCTGCAGGAAGTTTTGTTGGAAGGAAATCAAATATGTATGTTCTACCGAAAACGTTTGCTATGACAACGAGTGTTTGCTGATAT GTGATTATGGATGCCGTTGCCCTACGTATCCGCCACCAACCACAGGGCGATGTAAATGCGTTCCAGGTGACGTTGGATGCCGCTGCCGTACGCGTACGCCACATTCAACCTTGCCTCCGACATACAAACCACCTACCATAGGACGATGTTCATGCGTTCCAGGTGATTATGGATGCCGTTGCCCTACGTATCCACCACCAACTACTGGGCGATGTAAATGCGTTCCAGGTGATGATAGATGCCGCTGCCCTACGCGTACGCCGCCTTCAACCTTGCCACCGGCGGACAAACCACCAACCATAGGACGATGTACATGCGTTCCAGGTGATTATGGATGTCTTTGCCCTACGTATCCACCACCAACCACTGGGCGATGTAAATGCGTTCCAGGTGACGTTGGATGCCGCTGCCCTACGCGTACGCCACCTTCCACCTTGCCTCCGACCGACAAGCCACCAACCACAGGGCGATGTACATGCATTCCAGGTGATTATGGATGCCGTTGCCCTACGTATCCACCACCAACCACAGGGCGATGTAAATGCGTTCCAGGTGACGTTGGATGCCGCTGCCCTACGCGTACGCCGCCTTCAACTTTGCCTCCGACATACAAGCCACCAACCACAGGGCGATGTACATGCATTCCAGGTGATTATGGATGCCGTTGCCTTACGTATCCATCACCAATCACAGGGCGATGTAAATGCGTTCCAGGTGACTTTGGATGCCGCTGCTCTACGCGTACGCCACCTTCAACCTTGCCTCCGACCGACAAGCCACCAACCACAGGGCGATGTACGTGCATTCCAGGTGATTATGGATGCCGTTGTCCTACGTATCCACCACCAACCACAGGGCGATGTAAATGCGTTCCAGGTGACGTTGGATGCCGCTGCTCTACGCGTACGCCGCCTTCCACCTTGCCTCCAACCGACAAGCCACCAACCACAGGGCGATGTACATGCTTTCGAGGTGATTACAGATGTCATTGCCCTACGTATCCACCACCAACCACAGGGCGATGTAAATGCGTTCCAGGTGATGTTAGATGCCGCTGCCCTACGCGTACGCCGCCTTCAACCTTGCCACCGGCGGACAAGCCACCAACTACAGGGCGATGTACATGCATTCCAGGTGATTATGGATGCCGTTGTCCTACGCGTCCGCCACCAATCGCAGGGCGATGTAAATGCGTTCCAGGTGATGTTAGATGCCGCTGCCCTACGCGTACGCCTACTTCAACCTTGCCTCCGACCAAAAAGCCACCAACCACAGGGCGATGTACATGCATTCCAGGTGATTATGGATGCCGTTGCGGTACATATCCGCCACCAACCACAGGGCGATGTAAATGCGTTCCAGGTGATGTTAGATGCCGCTGCCCTACGCGCACACCACCTTCAACCTTGCCTTCGACATACAAGCCACCACTCACAGGGCGATGTAAATGCGTTCCAGGTGATGTTAGATGCCGCTGCCCTACGCGTACGCCTACTTCAACCTTGCCTCCGACCAAAAAGCCACCAACCACAGGGCGATGTACATGCATTCCAGGTGATTATGGATGCCGTTGCCCTACGTATCCACCACCAACTACAGGGCGATGTAAATGCGTTCCAGGTGACGTTGGATGCCACTGCCCTACGCGTACGCCACCTTCAACTTTGCCTCCGACCGACAAGCCACCAACCGGAGGACGATGTACATGCATTCCAGGTGATTATAGATGTCGTTGCCCTACACGTCCGCCATCTTCAACCTTGCCTCCGACCTTCCAGCCACCACCCAAAAGAGACTGTAACTGCAGACCAGGCGACGAGCGATGCCTTTGCAAAAAGACTCCATCAGATGACCACTCGCCTCCAAGCAATGAGCCTCCACCCAAAAGTGACTGTAACTGTACCCCAGGCGACGAGCGATGCCTTTGCAAAAAGACTCCATCAGATGACCACTCGCCTCCGAGCACTGAGCCACCACATAACAGAGAATGTAACTGTAGCCCAGGTGATGAGCAATGCCTTTGCAAAAAACCTCCATCAGATGACCACTCGCCTCCGAGCACTGAGCCACCACCCAACAGAGAATGTAACTGTAGCCCAGGTGATGCCCAATGCCTTTGCAAAAAGACTCCATCCGATGACCACTCGCCTCCGAGCACGAAGCCACCACCTAACAGAGACTGTAACTGTAGACCAGGCCATGAGCGATGCCTTTGCAAAAAAACACCATCAGATGACCTCTCGCCTCCGAAACATGAGCCACCACCCACCAGTGGCTGTAACTGTAGCCCAGGCGATGTGCAATGCCTTTGCAAAAAGACTCCATCAGATGACCTTTCGCCTCCAAACAATGAGCCTCCACCCAAAAGTGACTGTAACTGTAGCCCAGGCGATGAGCAATGCCTTTGCAACAAGCCTCCTCCACAGTACTTCTGGCCTATATATCCAAACAGCGAGCCACTAGAACAAAATAACTGTAGCTGCAGTTCAGACAAAGAATATGTCTGCACAGACGATGGAGAAACCTACGATAACGAGTGCAAAGCAAACTGCGA
- the LOC123547826 gene encoding uncharacterized protein DDB_G0287625-like — translation MRYLFAYAMCLMIVVKVRAHLPGPSRMLPQPLVPVGSPLIDPFRTGPGMLRGGWNNVFLPQGHWGNFGQWPQTWDNRNTWNNGISAIENRMDGFNNNAVGSTDPWEQYRRFNSGMRGLADGIDTSRGISTNVMSSRNQLTQGPGSNNYPWNTFATQNNPLNTFPTQNNLLNTFPTQNNPLNTFPTQNNLLNTFPTQNNPLNTFPTQNNIPAVTNGINQGFVSPQLPPNFNNQFQNQPFLSQGFPNRLPATNGVFV, via the exons ATGAGATACCTGTTTGCTTATGCTATGTGTTTGATGATAGTGGTCAAGGTGCGTGCTCATTTACCAGGGCCAAGCAGAATGTTACCTCAACCCCTTGTCCCAGTCGGTTCACCACTGATTGACCCATTCAGAACAGGTCCTGGTATGTTAAGAG gcGGATGGAACAATGTATTTCTACCACAAGGACACTGGGGCAATTTTGGCCAGTGGCCACAAACTTGGGACAATCGAAATACCTGGAATAATGGTATCTCCGCTATTGAAAACAGA atgGATGGTTTTAACAACAATGCTGTGGGAAGCACAGATCCTTGGGAGCAATACAGACGGTTTAACTCAGGAATGAGAGGCTTGGCTGATGGTATAGATACTTCAAGAGGGATTTCAACTAATGTAATGTCATCGCGAAATCAGCTTACACAGGGTCCAGGCAGTAACAATTATCCCTGGAATACATTCGCAACACAGAACAACCCATTGAATACATTTCCAACACAGAACAACCTTTTGAATACATTTCCAACACAGAACAACCCATTGAATACATTTCCAACACAGAACAACCTTTTGAATACATTTCCAACACAGAACAACCCATTGAATACATTTCCAACACAGAACAATATTCCAGCTGTAACTAATGGTATCAACCAGGGTTTTGTTAGTCCTCAGTTGCCACCGAATTTTAACAATCAGTTCCAGAACCAACCCTTCCTTTCCCAGGGGTTTCCAAACAGATTACCTGCAACAAATGGCGTATTTGTATAA
- the LOC123547827 gene encoding E3 ubiquitin-protein ligase TRIM71-like, whose product MAAKNEFIDTTVRGSEEMFNTCCTSCSETGETKEAKKFCVDCKSYFCDTCLRDHNKFAALRSHQILDKSKQEGQELLDMKGNNSPTERCADHGNIFDKFCRDHDAICCQTCITIRHRSCKNVEPLTDVAKGIKSTSEYNNVKDSLSVICEKTRQSTAERNDNLIRLNQHKEKLLKEVEEFEQQIIKKIKEAGEATRKNILSEHEQSKKCLESEIEVVRAVNVTATNAIQKLSDVNEVVVFSNVRSCKNVIEESESVLNELCAGRTCTEIYFKQDHDLQDNMSSLKSLGTVTGSVTEKRLTEGKKAYMATLHGKFQINPSHCEITGVCVMDNGEIVIADYTNKTLKRLNRDYTVRDYVNLPAHPGDICKVGPAKVAVCLYSFNEIQFFSLANSMNVSSQFQIESGCHGISYEVRNEKVLVCNGTTRLNVYSKTGNLLRTYEKDRNDRQLFSTLRQVAFDSLEHRIYIADAGKGLIALNENGKIEWVFSAELNETWGICVLPDGAVLVCGASSNNIIQIDKQGRKVTTLVTGSEGVKRPFAMAYDKSSSRLIVGCSSNEILVYNLAVK is encoded by the exons ATGGCGGCAAAGAATGAATTTATTGACACAACGGTTCGAGGATCGGAGGAAATGTTTAATACTTGCTGTACGTCGTGTTCAGAAACAGGTGAAACAAAGGAAGCAAAGAAATTTTGTGTGGATTGTAAATCCTATTTTTGTGACACATGTCTTCGGGATCACAACAAATTTGCAGCATTAAGATCGCACCAGATTTTGGACAAGTCGAAACAAGAAGGACAAGAGCTTTTGGACATGAAAGGAAATAACTCTCCAACGGAGCGATGTGCCGATCATGGGAATATATTTGATAAGTTCTGCCGGGATCATGATGCCATTTGTTGTCAAACTTGTATTACTATTAGACACAG GTCATGTAAGAATGTTGAACCCTTGACTGACGTGGCCAAAGGTATCAAGAGCACTTCTGAGTATAATAATGTTAAAGATTCCCTTAGTGTCATTTGCGAAAAGACCAGACAATCGACTGCAGAAAGAAATGATAATTTAATAAGACTTAATCAACACAAAGAGAAACTCCTAAAAGAAGTGGAAGAATTTGAACAACAgatcataaagaaaataaaagaggcAGGCGAAGCAACAAGAAAGAACATACTCTCTGAACATGAACAAAGCAAAAAATGTCTTGAGTCTGAAATAGAAGTTGTCAGAGCTGTTAATGTCACAGCGACAAATGCCATCCAAAAGTTGTCTGATGTTAATGAAGTTGTTGTATTTTCTAATGTCAGATCATGTAAAAATGTCATTGAAGAAAGTGAATCTGTCTTAAATGAGCTGTGCGCTGGAAGAACAtgtacagaaatatattttaaacaagacCATGATTTACAAGATAACATGAGCAGCTTAAAGTCATTAGGTACCGTAACAGGATCTGTAACAGAAAAAAGACTGACAGAAGGTAAAAAGGCGTACATGGCAACCTTACATGGAAAATTCCAAATTAACCCCAGTCATTGTGAGATAACTGGCGTGTGTGTAATGGATAACGGTGAGATTGTGATAGCCGACTATACAAATAAAACTCTCAAGAGGCTTAACAGAGATTATACAGTGCGGGATTACGTAAACTTACCTGCTCATCCGGGTgacatttgcaaagtaggtccaGCGAAAGTTGCTGTATGTCTATATAGTTTTAACGAAATACAATTCTTTTCCCTAGCAAACAGTATGAATGTATCAAGTCAGTTTCAAATAGAAAGCGGCTGTCATGGAATTTCGTACGAGGTAAGAAATGAGAAAGTATTGGTGTGCAATGGAACAACGCGACTGAATGTGTATAGTAAGACAGGTAACTTGCTGAGAACATATGAAAAAGATCGCAACGATCGACAGTTATTTTCGACTTTGAGACAAGTCGCTTTCGATAGTTTAGAACACCGGATATACATTGCGGATGCTGGTAAAGGATTGATCGCCTTGaatgaaaatggaaaaatagAATGGGTCTTTAGTGCAGAACTAAATGAAACATGGGGTATTTGCGTTTTACCAGATGGAGCAGTCCTTGTATGTGGGGCGAGTTCCAACAACATTATCCAAATTGACAAACAGGGCAGGAAAGTTACAACGTTAGTCACAGGTTCTGAGGGAGTCAAACGTCCTTTTGCAATGGCATATGATAAATCGTCCTCTAGGCTGATAGTTGGATGTAGCTCAAACGAAATACTTGTTTACAACCTGGCTGTTAAATGA